In the Candidatus Caldatribacterium sp. genome, TGCCGACTCCACCTTGGAGAACTTCCTGCTCAAGGTCCAGGGCCTTGACGTGATGCCCCACTGGGAGGAGTCCCTTGCGTCCCAAATTGGAAAAATCAAGGAGGCGGTGGAGAATGAAGGCACTAGTCCTCTCCGGAGGTAAGGGCACAAGACTCCGTCCCCTGACGTACACCCTCCCCAAGCAGCTTGTTCCCGTTGCCAATCGGCCGATTATCCACTACGTCATGGACCAGGTCAAAAGTACAGGAATAAAAGATGTGGGGGTGATTATCGCCCCGGAGACCGGACAGCAGGTGAAAGAGGCCCTTGCTGCCAACCCCTGGGGATTTCGCTTCACCTTCATCCTTCAGGAAGAGCCCAGGGGTCTTGCCCATGCTGTGAAAACCGCCCGGGAGTTCCTCGGAGACGAACCCTTCCTGATGTACCTTGGGGACAACTTGATTGGAGAGAGCATTGTCCCCTTCGTGGAAGAGTTCAAGCAGAGTCAAGTGGAGGCCATGATTCTTCTGAAAGAGGTTGAGGACCCCAGGATGTTCGGAGTCGCAGCGGTGGACGAAAACGGGAACGTGCGTTTCCTTGTTGAGAAACCCAAAGAACCCCCATCGAACCTTGCCCTTGTGGGCGTTTACCTCTTTGCACCCGCCATCCACGAAGCCATTGCAGAAATCAAACCCTCCTGGCGAGGGGAACTTGAGATTACCGATGCAATTCAAAAGCTCCTTGAGAAAGGCAAAAGCGTAAAAAGCCACATCCTCAGGCGCTGGTGGCTCGATACCGGGAAAAAAGACGACCTTCTTGAGGCAAACCGCGTGATTCTCGACGAATTCGTGAGGGAAAACCTCGAGGGAGAAATTGACCCTGAAAGCAAGGTGGTGGGACGAGTCTCCCTCTCTAAAGGTGTCCGGGTGAGGAAAAGCACTGTCCGGGGTCCCGTGGTGATTGGGGAAAACACCGTAATCGAGAACTCCTTCATCGGTCCCTACACGAGTATCGGAAAGAACTGCCTCATAGAGAATTCAGCCTTAGAGCACTCGGTTATCCTTGACGGTGCCAAAATCATCGGTGTCGAAAGGCTCGAAGACAGCGTCATCGGAAAGAACACTGTCGTCGCAAGAGGGAGAGAGAACACCAGGGCACTGCGCCTCATGGTCGGGGATGATGCGGAGGTACTCCTCTGATGCCCTTCCGCTTTGAAAGACTCGAGATTCCAGAGGTCATCCTGATTGAGCCTCAGGTCTTCCACGACGAGCGGGGTTTCTTCATGGAGACCTATCGGTACTCTACTTTTGCTGCCTTTGGCATCAAGGAGAATTTCGTCCAGGACAACCACTCCCGCTCCGTGCGGGGAGTCCTGCGGGGCCTCCACTACCAGAATCCCCCCAAAGCCCAGGGGAAGCTCGTTCGGGTCGTTGTGGGAGAAATTTTCGATGTGGCCGTGGACATCCGCAAAGGCTCACCAACCTACGGCCGGTGGGTGGGGGTAAAACTCTCGGCCGAAAACAGGAAAATGCTCTACATCCCTGCAGGCTTTGCCCATGGTTTCTGCGTCCTCAGTGATGTAGCTGAAGTCGTCTACAAGGTAACCGAAGAGTACGCCCCCGAATGTGAAGCAGGAATCATCTGGAACGACCCGGAAATCGGCATCACATGGCCCATCGAAAATCCCATAGTTTCCCCAAAGGATGCGCGCTGGCCCCCTCTTGAGAAAGCGGTGAACAGGTTCACCTACAGCGGAGGAGGTGGAGAATGAAACTCCTTGTTACCGGAGGATGCGGCTTCATCGGGAGCAACTTCATCCGCTACGTACTCAAGGTGCACCCGGATTGGGAAATCGTGAATCTCGACAAGCTGACCTATGCGGGTAACCTCAAGAATCTCAAGGACGTCGAGGGGAACCCACGGTACAGGTTCGTAAAGGGCGATATTGCCGACCGGAATCTCGTGCATGCACTCTTTGCCGAAGAAAAATTCACCGCCGTGGTGAATTTTGCCGCCGAATCCCACGTTGACAGGAGCATTTTAGACCCTGCGCCGTTCATCGAAACAAACGTCAAGGGCACCCAGGTCCTCCTTGAGGCGGCTCGAGCACACGGAGTGGAGAAATTCCTCCAGATTTCCACCGACGAAGTGTACGGTAGCCTCGACCCAGATGACCCGCCCTTCAGCGAGGAATCACCTCTCAGGCCCAATTCTCCCTATGCTGCGAGTAAAGCCTCTGCTGACCTTCTCTGCCGGGCCTACTACAAGGCTTACGGCGTCCCCGTGGCCATCACAAGGAGTTCCAACAACTACGGTCCCTACCAGTTCCCCGAAAAGCTCATCCCCCTCATGATTCGCAACGCCCTCCAGGGGATGCCCCTTCCCGTTTACGGCAGGGGAGAAAAC is a window encoding:
- the rfbB gene encoding dTDP-glucose 4,6-dehydratase produces the protein MKLLVTGGCGFIGSNFIRYVLKVHPDWEIVNLDKLTYAGNLKNLKDVEGNPRYRFVKGDIADRNLVHALFAEEKFTAVVNFAAESHVDRSILDPAPFIETNVKGTQVLLEAARAHGVEKFLQISTDEVYGSLDPDDPPFSEESPLRPNSPYAASKASADLLCRAYYKAYGVPVAITRSSNNYGPYQFPEKLIPLMIRNALQGMPLPVYGRGENIRDWLYVEDNCKAIDLVLQRGRAGEIYNIGGGCEKKNLEVVQMICNILEELNPPALHRPLHSLITFIRDPRGAAHDLRYALDCRKIKEELGWEPKVSFEEGLRRTVEWYLDNGDWVESVITGEYLEYYQKVYG
- the rfbC gene encoding dTDP-4-dehydrorhamnose 3,5-epimerase, which codes for MPFRFERLEIPEVILIEPQVFHDERGFFMETYRYSTFAAFGIKENFVQDNHSRSVRGVLRGLHYQNPPKAQGKLVRVVVGEIFDVAVDIRKGSPTYGRWVGVKLSAENRKMLYIPAGFAHGFCVLSDVAEVVYKVTEEYAPECEAGIIWNDPEIGITWPIENPIVSPKDARWPPLEKAVNRFTYSGGGGE
- a CDS encoding glucose-1-phosphate thymidylyltransferase, producing the protein MKALVLSGGKGTRLRPLTYTLPKQLVPVANRPIIHYVMDQVKSTGIKDVGVIIAPETGQQVKEALAANPWGFRFTFILQEEPRGLAHAVKTAREFLGDEPFLMYLGDNLIGESIVPFVEEFKQSQVEAMILLKEVEDPRMFGVAAVDENGNVRFLVEKPKEPPSNLALVGVYLFAPAIHEAIAEIKPSWRGELEITDAIQKLLEKGKSVKSHILRRWWLDTGKKDDLLEANRVILDEFVRENLEGEIDPESKVVGRVSLSKGVRVRKSTVRGPVVIGENTVIENSFIGPYTSIGKNCLIENSALEHSVILDGAKIIGVERLEDSVIGKNTVVARGRENTRALRLMVGDDAEVLL